One genomic segment of Candidatus Methylomirabilota bacterium includes these proteins:
- a CDS encoding urea carboxylase-associated family protein, producing MTKSRQPATEVLIPARHGGAVMLREGQRLKVIAVKGKQICDFWAFNPTDPTEFLSMSYTRSSLRHLKIQVGKPLHNNKRQPILLLEEDTLGVHDMLVAACDPLRYLELGAAPDHRSCKMNALEAIATFSVHPPVFPDPLNLFQNTPADEKGALQYGESLAKPGDYVLFRALRPLLAVGSACPFDLNPAATTERTEILFEVYDE from the coding sequence GATGTTACGGGAGGGTCAGCGCCTCAAGGTCATCGCCGTCAAGGGCAAGCAGATCTGCGACTTCTGGGCGTTCAATCCGACCGACCCCACGGAATTCCTGTCGATGAGCTATACCCGCTCCTCCCTGCGGCACCTCAAGATCCAGGTCGGTAAGCCTCTCCACAACAACAAGCGCCAACCGATCCTCCTGCTGGAGGAGGACACGCTGGGGGTCCACGACATGCTCGTGGCTGCCTGCGATCCCCTTCGGTACCTGGAGCTCGGAGCGGCTCCCGATCACCGCAGTTGCAAGATGAACGCTCTGGAGGCCATCGCGACGTTCTCGGTGCATCCTCCGGTATTCCCCGACCCGCTGAACCTCTTCCAGAATACGCCCGCGGATGAAAAGGGCGCCCTCCAGTATGGAGAGTCTCTCGCCAAGCCCGGCGATTACGTGTTGTTCCGGGCTCTGCGTCCCCTCCTGGCCGTCGGGTCGGCCTGTCCCTTCGATCTGAATCCCGCCGCAACCACGGAACGCACGGAGATCCTCTTCGAGGTCTACGACGAGTAG
- a CDS encoding arginase family protein, whose amino-acid sequence MSYAHPHPERAHVHYPFVGIPTFLRSALCTDLDKLDADVAIMGAPTDEGSPYLPGSRFGPRGIREHSMRFGTRGPGVYDPQTRRLYLEPEMAQGRIADAGDAAVLPTNIVDTFHNITALTRALLDRGALPVVLGGDHAISFPVVRAFSEPLHVVHFDAHLDYAPFIHGLEMTNGHAFRHITKMPHVRSLTQIGIRSLRNTRETMEDSLRDGNRVLTMQEFQDVTWRGVVEALPKGAKVYVSIDVDVLDMPLVPGCVSAEPNGMSYAQLRDTFTALAEHTEVVGFDLVEVNPLLDVPTGITSYLAAHAVIEFLGRICDQPRWKAARDARAAKRAAVARQS is encoded by the coding sequence ATGTCATACGCACACCCCCACCCCGAGCGCGCTCACGTCCACTATCCCTTCGTCGGCATCCCCACCTTCCTCCGGTCGGCCCTGTGCACCGACCTCGACAAGCTCGACGCCGACGTCGCGATCATGGGCGCGCCGACCGACGAGGGCTCGCCCTACCTGCCCGGCTCGCGCTTCGGCCCCCGGGGCATCCGCGAGCACTCGATGCGGTTCGGCACCCGGGGCCCCGGTGTCTACGACCCGCAGACCCGGCGCCTCTACCTGGAGCCCGAGATGGCCCAGGGCCGGATCGCCGACGCGGGCGATGCCGCCGTGCTCCCCACCAACATCGTCGACACCTTCCACAACATCACCGCGCTCACCCGGGCGCTGCTCGACCGGGGCGCGCTCCCGGTGGTCCTGGGAGGCGACCACGCCATCAGCTTCCCGGTGGTCCGGGCCTTCTCCGAGCCGCTCCACGTCGTCCACTTCGACGCCCACCTCGACTACGCGCCGTTCATCCACGGCCTCGAGATGACCAACGGTCACGCCTTCCGGCACATCACGAAGATGCCCCACGTTCGGAGCCTCACCCAGATCGGCATCCGGAGCCTCCGGAACACGCGGGAGACGATGGAGGATTCCCTGCGGGACGGCAACCGGGTCCTCACCATGCAGGAGTTCCAGGACGTGACCTGGCGGGGAGTGGTGGAAGCCCTCCCGAAGGGCGCCAAGGTCTACGTGAGCATCGACGTCGACGTGCTGGACATGCCGCTGGTGCCCGGCTGCGTCTCGGCGGAGCCCAACGGGATGAGCTACGCGCAGCTCCGCGACACCTTCACGGCGCTGGCCGAGCACACGGAGGTCGTCGGCTTCGACCTGGTCGAGGTCAACCCCCTCCTCGACGTGCCGACCGGGATCACGTCTTACCTGGCCGCTCACGCGGTGATCGAGTTTCTCGGACGGATCTGCGACCAGCCACGGTGGAAGGCGGCCCGCGACGCGCGCGCGGCCAAGCGCGCCGCCGTGGCCAGACAGTCCTGA
- a CDS encoding agmatinase, with protein MAVTLKPVPSGRATFLDAPRCEDLDRLDAHLAVIGVPYGMASYTLNRSAICSTAPQTIREQSLRYAASYRTHYDFDFDGDLLAGRQVKIVDCGDVPDLLGRFDESQRVATAAIATIVSQGAIPLVLGGEHSIPIPVLRGYQGHGPIFVAHVDAHLDWRDDIEGIREGLSSPLRRASEMPWVKGMAQIGLRGFGSARKAEVDAARAYGSILVGAEELHRVGIEEVLKRIPDGERYYLTIDADGLDPTIAPGVAGPAPGGVTYYEVTNLIKGLARKGRVVGYDFVEVVPSLDVGNMTSLLAARLILNLIGALAHAGQIG; from the coding sequence ATGGCTGTGACGCTCAAGCCGGTACCCTCGGGCCGCGCGACGTTCCTGGACGCGCCGCGCTGCGAGGACTTGGACCGCCTGGACGCCCACCTCGCCGTCATCGGCGTCCCGTACGGGATGGCCTCCTACACCCTGAACCGATCGGCCATCTGCAGCACCGCGCCCCAGACCATTCGCGAGCAGTCCCTGCGCTACGCGGCGTCGTACCGGACCCACTACGACTTCGACTTCGACGGCGATCTCCTGGCCGGCCGTCAGGTCAAGATCGTCGACTGCGGCGACGTCCCCGACCTGCTCGGGCGGTTCGACGAGAGCCAGCGCGTCGCCACCGCCGCGATCGCGACGATCGTGAGCCAGGGGGCGATCCCGCTCGTGCTGGGAGGCGAGCACTCGATCCCGATCCCCGTCCTGCGGGGGTATCAGGGGCACGGCCCGATCTTCGTGGCCCACGTCGACGCCCACCTCGACTGGCGGGACGACATCGAGGGGATCCGGGAAGGCCTCAGCAGTCCGCTGCGCCGGGCCTCCGAGATGCCGTGGGTCAAGGGGATGGCGCAGATCGGGCTGCGCGGGTTCGGCAGCGCGCGGAAGGCGGAGGTCGACGCGGCCCGGGCCTACGGGAGCATCCTGGTGGGGGCGGAGGAGCTGCACCGAGTAGGGATCGAGGAGGTCCTCAAGCGGATCCCCGACGGCGAGCGCTACTACCTCACCATCGACGCCGACGGGCTCGACCCGACGATCGCCCCCGGCGTGGCCGGCCCGGCCCCGGGAGGCGTCACATACTACGAGGTCACCAACCTGATCAAGGGGCTCGCCCGGAAGGGGCGGGTCGTCGGGTACGACTTCGTGGAGGTGGTCCCGAGCCTCGACGTCGGGAACATGACGAGCCTGCTCGCGGCCCGGCTCATCCTGAACCTGATCGGCGCGCTGGCCCACGCCGGTCAGATCGGCTAA
- a CDS encoding agmatinase family protein: MEGDGSVRGRPGAATFLAAPLVGLDQVRPGTVVIGGAPHDSTHTSRFGTRMGPRGIREGSLAFARKLANAPDDGLVEVATGARLRPHRDSRLVDVGDFNVYPSDVTRTTEGIAGGVYEVVRRGGFSVCLGGDHYVGYPSCLGYCRAVQEVRPRARVGYIHIDGHLDFGDEVAAWGKYNHGTNARRISEIEIVSPANMVWIGIQGWVSEEQVRTIERNGARVFTALDVHARGPAEVARQAGERASAGCEYIYLSVDIDFIDTGFFPATGSVVNDAITPGMLLEILRVLSRYPVGAMDFVEVSPRIDPTGRSVIMSTELLLGMLGPRLFQVEL, encoded by the coding sequence ATGGAAGGGGACGGGTCGGTTCGCGGTAGGCCGGGGGCGGCGACGTTCCTGGCCGCGCCGCTGGTGGGGCTGGACCAGGTCAGGCCGGGCACGGTCGTCATCGGGGGAGCGCCGCACGACAGCACGCACACGAGCCGGTTCGGGACGCGGATGGGTCCACGGGGGATCCGCGAGGGATCGCTCGCGTTCGCGCGGAAGCTCGCCAACGCTCCCGACGACGGCCTGGTGGAAGTGGCCACCGGCGCGCGGCTCCGGCCGCATCGGGACAGCCGGCTGGTCGATGTCGGCGACTTCAACGTCTACCCGTCGGACGTGACGCGAACGACGGAGGGCATCGCCGGCGGGGTGTACGAGGTGGTCCGGCGGGGCGGGTTCTCGGTCTGTCTGGGCGGCGACCACTACGTGGGCTACCCCTCGTGCCTCGGGTACTGCCGGGCCGTCCAGGAGGTGCGGCCGAGGGCGCGGGTCGGCTACATCCACATCGACGGCCACCTGGACTTCGGTGACGAGGTGGCCGCCTGGGGAAAGTACAACCACGGGACCAACGCGCGCCGGATCTCCGAGATCGAGATCGTAAGCCCGGCCAACATGGTGTGGATCGGCATCCAGGGCTGGGTGTCGGAAGAGCAAGTCCGCACGATCGAGCGGAACGGAGCCCGGGTGTTCACGGCGCTCGACGTCCACGCCCGGGGCCCGGCGGAGGTCGCGCGCCAGGCCGGCGAGCGGGCCAGCGCCGGCTGCGAGTACATCTACCTGTCGGTCGACATCGACTTCATCGACACCGGCTTCTTCCCGGCCACGGGGTCGGTGGTCAACGACGCCATCACGCCGGGCATGCTCCTCGAGATCCTCCGGGTCCTGTCCCGGTACCCGGTGGGAGCCATGGACTTCGTGGAGGTCTCGCCCCGGATCGATCCGACCGGCCGATCCGTGATCATGTCCACCGAGCTCCTGCTCGGCATGCTCGGCCCCCGGCTCTTCCAGGTCGAACTCTAG
- a CDS encoding arginase family protein, which translates to MPIRKGPLVRTAGILTFARAPRGSIDRLEAGAVAIVGVPYETATPAKRGPLLAPRAYRESSIYYWGHTNAGGGALIEIDSRERVDPKVVHGKLRDLGDLSLSHVDWAETERLLRDACRRIVGQRAVPVFLGGDHFISYPLVLGYRDAVVAAGGRGVGYIQLSSRLDLGDEDPVYGRVWRGATVRRILDAGAVQPRNLVWIGTNGYVRLPEWELARTLDARLFTPDDVRRRGIEAVAAEAVEIAGRSCDGIYVSVDMDVVDGGYVAMTGIPQFDGLRNDDVWKAMDVFARAPVGALDLCGLNPLVEVMSLGKTGQRFGAHLVLRFAYPKIFAAGHGG; encoded by the coding sequence ATGCCGATCCGCAAGGGCCCGCTCGTCAGGACCGCCGGCATCCTGACCTTCGCCCGCGCGCCGCGGGGGTCGATCGACCGCCTCGAGGCGGGTGCGGTCGCCATCGTGGGGGTGCCTTACGAGACGGCGACCCCAGCCAAGCGGGGCCCGCTCCTGGCGCCGCGGGCCTACCGCGAGAGCTCGATCTACTACTGGGGGCACACGAACGCCGGCGGCGGCGCCCTGATCGAGATCGACAGCCGCGAGCGGGTGGACCCGAAGGTGGTCCACGGGAAACTCCGGGACCTGGGCGACCTGTCCCTGTCGCACGTGGACTGGGCCGAGACGGAGCGCCTCCTGCGGGACGCCTGCCGGCGGATCGTGGGGCAGCGGGCGGTGCCGGTGTTTCTCGGCGGCGACCACTTCATCAGCTACCCGCTCGTCCTCGGGTACCGGGACGCGGTGGTGGCGGCCGGTGGGCGCGGCGTCGGCTACATCCAGCTCTCCAGCCGGCTGGACCTGGGTGACGAGGACCCCGTGTACGGGCGGGTCTGGCGGGGCGCCACCGTCCGCCGCATCCTCGACGCCGGTGCGGTGCAGCCCCGGAATCTGGTCTGGATCGGGACGAACGGCTACGTGCGGCTTCCGGAGTGGGAGCTGGCCCGAACGCTGGACGCCCGGCTCTTCACCCCCGACGACGTGCGGCGCCGGGGCATCGAGGCGGTGGCGGCCGAGGCGGTGGAGATCGCCGGTCGGAGCTGCGACGGGATCTACGTCAGCGTGGACATGGACGTCGTCGACGGAGGGTACGTGGCGATGACGGGAATCCCGCAGTTCGACGGGCTGCGGAACGACGACGTGTGGAAGGCCATGGACGTCTTCGCCCGGGCCCCCGTCGGCGCGCTTGACCTGTGCGGGCTGAACCCCCTCGTCGAGGTGATGAGCCTGGGGAAGACCGGCCAGCGCTTCGGTGCGCACCTGGTGCTGCGCTTCGCCTACCCGAAGATCTTCGCCGCCGGACACGGCGGGTAG